In Apium graveolens cultivar Ventura chromosome 10, ASM990537v1, whole genome shotgun sequence, the following are encoded in one genomic region:
- the LOC141691024 gene encoding uncharacterized protein LOC141691024: MDNNKTKEGSFGLSYPMLSKSNYTAWALKMRVFMQAHGVWDAIAPKDPKAAIDEKMDKRALAVIYEGIPEDILLSIAEKKTSMEAWNAIKTMSLGAEKVKMAKAQTLKCEFESIRMKENEQLDEFYLKLNSLVTNIRALGETVVEAYVVKKLLRAVPSKFLQIASAIEQFGNLDAMSVEEVIGSLTAHEERLKGGTETSHGQLLLTEEEWRKKENNEGQLLLTHDEWLKRTNRDGARGNGEYRAKKGYRGVRDRSRVRCFNCQGLGHFAAECRMPRREREANPKEVNLSKTHEDEPTLLIAEVGKSETLSVLLIEDMMIPQLRANTGAQRESHIWYLDNGASNHMTGQRGKFKELDEQITGNVKFGDGSTVSIKGKGTVSFQCKNGEERTLTDVYYIPSLCNNIISLGQLSEIGNKVILEDDYLWVYERSGRLLMKVKRTENRLYKISI; encoded by the coding sequence ATggacaataacaagactaaggaAGGATCTTTCGGCTTGAGCTATCCGATGTTGTCCAAATCAAACTATACTGCTTGGGCTTTAAAGATGAGGGTGTTCATGCAAGCACACGGTGTATGGGATGCTATCGCTCCAAAGGATCCTAAAGCTGCCATTGACGAAAAGATGGACAAGCGTGCCTTGGCAGTAATTTATGAAGGCATTCCAGAAGATATACTTTTGTCAATCGCAGAAAAGAAGACTTCTATGGAGGCCTGGAATGCAATCAAAACAATGTCCTTGGGAGCTGAAAAGGTCAAGATGGCTAAAGCACAGACACTCAAATGTGAATTTGAATCAATACGTATGAAGGAGAATGAGCAGCTGGATGAATTTTATCTGAAATTAAATAGCTTGGTTACCAATATTAGAGCATTGGGAGAAACGGTTGTGGAAGCTTATGTGGTTAAAAAACTTCTCAGAGCGGTTCCTTCAAAATTTCTGCAAATAGCATCGGCCATCGAGCAATTTGGGAATCTCGACGCCATGTCGGTTGAAGAGGTCATTGGGTCACTCACAGCTCACGAAGAGAGGCTGAAGGGGGGAACTGAGACTAGCCATGGACAATTACTTCTAACCGAGGAGGAATGGAGGAAGAAGGAAAATAATGAGGGTCAGCTATTGTTGACGCATGATGAATGGCTAAAGAGAACAAACAGAGATGGGGCTCGAGGAAATGGAGAATATCGGGCAAAGAAAGGGTATCGTGGAGTGCGGGACAGGAGCAGAGTGCGGTGTTTTAATTGCCAGGGTCTTGGACATTTTGCAGCAGAATGCCGCATGCCCCGTAGGGAAAGGGAGGCAAACCCGAAGGAAGTAAACCTCTCCAAGACACATGAGGATGAACCAACGTTACTAATAGCTGAAGTCGGAAAGTCAGAAACTCTTTCTGTATTGTTGATAGAAGACATGATGATTCCACAATTACGTGCAAACACAGGAGCACAGAGGGAGTCACATATATGGTATTTGGATAATGGCGCTAGCAACCATATGACTGGGCAGCGTGGAAAATTCAAGGAACTAGACGAACAAATTACGGGAAATGTAAAATTTGGGGATGGGTCCACTGTATCAATAAAAGGAAAAGGAACGGTGTCATTTCAGTGCAAAAACGGAGAAGAGAGAACTCTAACGGATGTGTATTATATTCCGAGTTTGTGTAACAACATCATTAGCTTGGGTCAACTTTCGGAAATTGGAAACAAAGTAATACTAGAGGATGATTACCTGTGGG